From the Planktothricoides raciborskii GIHE-MW2 genome, the window TTGATCGATGCGATCGGTCAGCAAACATAGAAGCCCATCAACTTGGGGAATTTTGGCTTGTAACACCGAATAAGAAGGAGGCAGAGTTTCTGGCCAAACCTCCAAATCAGCGATCGCCTCCAATGGGGGGAGAGCAACTTTAGGAATGCGGCGAGTCACAAAAACTTTGAATTTTGGCATAGTTAGTCAAGACTCATCAAGGGATTCTTAGGGATTATTCGGGAAATTCTCCTCAGTAAAATCTTTCAGATTTTCCTGAAAATCGTTATGATTTAAAATTTCCCTCAATTCTAACGCAGCTTTTTGAATCACTCCTAAATATTTAAGCTTTTTCTCATCAGACCATTGTTGATATGACAACTCCATCAACTCCGCACAAGACAGAATTTTAGTTAACGGGGTGCGTAACTCATGGGATAC encodes:
- a CDS encoding histidine kinase dimerization/phospho-acceptor domain-containing protein; amino-acid sequence: MCSGKNSQCGNQQFQDIQALQKRFMSQVSHELRTPLTKILSCAELMELSYQQWSDEKKLKYLGVIQKAALELREILNHNDFQENLKDFTEENFPNNP